Proteins from a single region of Mucilaginibacter daejeonensis:
- a CDS encoding tetratricopeptide repeat protein, with amino-acid sequence MKRKQIVVVVAVVALMGYLFSLPVKGLIKPKEERTAPGQQARNTSAASASVDVKAVSDPAKSAVGPDLSGKITELEQSLAKAATPADKQKLQLELAHAWDDANQQAPAAFYYRDLATATNGIENWIDAGNRFNDAFKFSQDTTMQAAFVANAIASFKKAMAVQADNLEAKTGLGIAYVNQTSLGITDPEGGSPMQGIMLLRDVVAKDPNNWKANLNLGQFAMQSGQYPKAVERFKNMIAQDTKQSKIEPYFYLAESYKQLGQKQEAIAAYEKCKELMPADPAFGKRIDDYIKELKN; translated from the coding sequence ATGAAACGTAAACAAATAGTTGTAGTAGTTGCTGTAGTAGCGCTTATGGGCTATTTGTTCTCGTTACCCGTTAAGGGACTGATCAAACCTAAAGAGGAGCGTACCGCTCCAGGGCAGCAGGCCCGCAACACCTCGGCCGCATCGGCCAGTGTGGATGTCAAAGCTGTTTCTGACCCGGCAAAATCGGCCGTAGGGCCTGACCTGTCGGGCAAGATCACTGAGCTGGAGCAGTCGCTTGCAAAAGCCGCAACCCCGGCCGATAAACAAAAGCTGCAGTTAGAACTGGCCCACGCGTGGGACGACGCTAACCAGCAGGCACCAGCTGCCTTTTACTACCGCGACCTGGCCACGGCCACTAACGGTATCGAGAACTGGATCGACGCAGGCAACCGTTTTAACGATGCCTTCAAGTTCTCGCAGGATACAACGATGCAGGCCGCCTTTGTGGCCAACGCCATTGCCTCCTTCAAAAAGGCTATGGCCGTACAGGCCGATAACTTAGAGGCCAAGACCGGTTTGGGTATAGCTTATGTTAACCAAACCAGTTTAGGTATCACCGACCCTGAAGGTGGCAGCCCTATGCAGGGCATCATGCTGCTGCGCGATGTGGTGGCCAAAGACCCGAACAACTGGAAAGCTAACCTTAACTTAGGTCAGTTCGCCATGCAATCGGGGCAGTACCCAAAAGCTGTTGAGCGTTTCAAGAATATGATCGCGCAAGACACCAAGCAAAGCAAGATAGAGCCATACTTCTATTTAGCCGAAAGCTACAAGCAGTTGGGTCAAAAACAGGAAGCCATTGCGGCTTACGAAAAATGTAAGGAACTGATGCCTGCCGATCCTGCGTTCGGCAAACGCATCGATGACTATATCAAAGAATTAAAAAATTAA
- a CDS encoding Rne/Rng family ribonuclease: protein MIKELIIDSSPNGATIALLQDKQLVELHKEQISNNYTVGDIYMGRVKKIMPGLNAAFIDVGYEKDAFLHYLDLGPQVQSLLKLTKQVRGGSYRSKLLDDLKLEADINKSGKISEVLTKNQLIPVQIAKEPISTKGPRLSSDLSIAGRYVVLVPFSETISISKKIKSNTERTRLRKIVESIKPANFGVIIRTVSEGKGVTEMQKDLLDLISKWEAFMTRMPATDPSKKILGEIDRTSTLLRDILNADFQHIHVNEPSIFEEIRSYVHDISPDLENIVRLHKHRDPIFEHYGIEKQIKSAFGKTVNLAGGAYLVIEHTEALHVIDVNSGNRTANKENQEDNALQVNKEAAREIARQLRLRDMGGIVVVDFIDMHKPTNRKELFDFLREQMAHDRAKHTILPPSKFGLVQITRQRVRPEMNIVTSEVCPSCHGTGVIRPSILLLDDIENNFNYILVEQNEKKITLCVHPYIEAYIKKGLISRQIKWYFKYNQWIKVKANPSYQLTEFRFLNAKDEEIKL from the coding sequence TTGATAAAAGAATTAATTATCGATTCGTCCCCTAACGGGGCAACTATTGCCCTGTTACAGGATAAACAACTCGTAGAACTTCATAAAGAGCAAATATCTAACAACTACACGGTTGGCGATATTTACATGGGCCGGGTAAAAAAGATCATGCCCGGGCTTAATGCGGCCTTTATTGATGTAGGCTACGAGAAGGATGCTTTTTTGCACTACCTGGACCTTGGTCCGCAAGTGCAAAGCCTGCTCAAATTGACCAAACAGGTACGTGGAGGAAGTTATCGGTCCAAATTGCTGGATGATCTGAAACTGGAAGCTGATATCAACAAATCAGGTAAGATATCTGAAGTGTTGACCAAAAATCAGCTCATACCGGTGCAAATAGCCAAAGAGCCTATCTCAACCAAAGGCCCGAGGCTGAGTTCAGATCTGTCCATCGCCGGCCGCTATGTAGTGTTAGTGCCCTTCTCTGAAACGATCTCTATCTCCAAAAAGATAAAGAGCAACACAGAGCGTACGCGCTTGCGCAAGATAGTGGAGAGCATTAAACCGGCCAATTTCGGGGTGATCATCCGTACCGTATCAGAGGGCAAAGGTGTTACCGAGATGCAGAAGGACCTGCTGGATCTGATATCCAAGTGGGAAGCCTTCATGACACGCATGCCGGCCACCGATCCGTCAAAAAAGATATTGGGCGAGATCGACAGAACGTCGACCTTGTTGCGCGATATCCTGAACGCCGATTTTCAGCACATTCACGTGAACGAGCCTTCTATTTTTGAAGAGATCCGTTCGTATGTGCATGACATATCGCCTGATCTGGAGAATATCGTGAGGCTGCATAAGCACCGCGACCCGATATTTGAGCATTACGGTATCGAAAAGCAGATCAAATCTGCCTTCGGCAAGACCGTTAACCTGGCCGGTGGAGCATACCTGGTAATAGAGCATACCGAAGCGTTACACGTGATAGACGTGAACAGCGGTAACCGCACAGCCAATAAAGAGAACCAGGAAGACAATGCCCTGCAAGTGAACAAAGAGGCCGCACGCGAGATCGCCAGGCAGCTGCGTTTACGCGATATGGGCGGCATCGTTGTGGTAGACTTTATTGACATGCACAAGCCTACCAACCGTAAAGAACTGTTCGACTTTTTGCGTGAGCAAATGGCGCACGACAGGGCCAAGCATACCATATTGCCGCCCAGCAAGTTCGGGTTGGTACAGATCACCCGCCAGCGGGTAAGGCCTGAAATGAATATCGTGACCAGCGAGGTTTGTCCAAGCTGCCATGGTACCGGGGTCATTCGCCCCAGCATCCTGCTTTTGGATGATATTGAAAATAACTTCAATTACATCCTTGTTGAGCAGAATGAGAAAAAGATCACCCTCTGTGTACATCCGTACATCGAGGCGTATATTAAAAAAGGGCTTATCAGCCGCCAGATCAAGTGGTACTTTAAGTATAACCAATGGATCAAGGTAAAAGCGAACCCGAGCTACCAATTAACGGAGTTCCGCTTTTTGAACGCTAAAGACGAAGAGATCAAACTCTGA
- a CDS encoding GIY-YIG nuclease family protein — protein MLFKQGHVYIMSNQYRTTFYIGVTADLRSRVWQHINGEGSAFVKRYQLHDLLYYEYHERITDAIDREKQLKNWHRDWKIKLIQEMNPEMRNLKGDLDLP, from the coding sequence ATGCTCTTCAAGCAAGGCCACGTTTATATCATGTCAAACCAGTACCGAACGACATTTTATATCGGAGTTACAGCAGATCTGCGGTCAAGGGTTTGGCAGCATATTAATGGTGAAGGTTCGGCCTTTGTGAAACGATACCAACTGCATGATCTGCTTTACTATGAATATCATGAACGCATCACCGATGCCATCGACCGCGAGAAGCAACTTAAGAACTGGCACCGCGACTGGAAGATCAAGCTGATCCAGGAAATGAATCCGGAGATGAGGAATCTAAAGGGCGACCTGGATTTACCCTGA
- a CDS encoding FAD-dependent oxidoreductase yields the protein MLKNLLVALLCLGTIHAHADTIRTDVLVIGGTASGTSAALQCARSKVKTILVEPGAWLGGEMTSGAMCIMDANRNLPAGIFGEFRKKVREFYAKTPGFDTTANAVLKFEPYTGAAILKKMTDTVKNLTLKLNTPFTSVKKNGTGWMVTIKENGKINTIKAQILIDATPTGDAAAMAGATFTSGFESRKDTGEQLAPENAIPVTQDITWCAILKDFGKAVDKTIARPEGYNEELYAGLKGKDLLKMVLGGKLYNDKYMIKWGEWGNSFKSSPELLDPKNREQYYKETRLKVLGLVYFIQTTGGLKNFGLSDEFGTPDQLPPIPYMREYRRAKGEVRMVLDDIFTPYARNSKLYRTSIAVGDASPGQHFVDKRGPQTPYPPFPAYSIALGSVVVKDLENLLVTEKSLSTSHLVSASAFYPSVQMVLGQGAGCVAAYCAFYKTTTKHLNVRSIQGELLDFKGYLMPFSDVPLSDRNFRAIQQVSATGMLQGVQKVTGKTAAVLFRPDSLVSTAEVEPVIREIYTRAFIWFNKNKPGAQFTLGNLLSFISEITLTEPKVLQGNIQKQWKDVYKFTGTYDLTRPITRREFAVLTNKFLNPFARTVDLTGKLVN from the coding sequence ATGCTCAAGAACTTACTCGTTGCCCTGTTGTGCCTGGGCACTATTCATGCTCATGCCGATACCATACGTACCGATGTACTGGTGATCGGCGGCACTGCCAGCGGTACCTCGGCCGCCTTGCAGTGCGCACGCAGTAAGGTCAAGACCATTTTGGTTGAGCCCGGCGCCTGGCTGGGCGGCGAAATGACATCGGGTGCTATGTGCATCATGGATGCCAACCGCAACCTGCCCGCAGGCATATTTGGCGAGTTCCGCAAAAAAGTGCGCGAGTTTTATGCTAAAACACCAGGGTTCGACACCACCGCCAACGCGGTACTTAAATTTGAGCCTTATACCGGTGCGGCCATTTTAAAAAAAATGACCGACACCGTGAAGAACCTTACCCTCAAGCTGAACACCCCCTTTACCAGTGTTAAAAAGAACGGCACCGGTTGGATGGTCACCATTAAAGAGAACGGTAAGATCAATACCATTAAAGCACAGATCCTGATCGATGCCACCCCCACCGGCGATGCGGCCGCTATGGCTGGCGCCACTTTTACCTCGGGTTTTGAAAGCCGTAAGGACACTGGCGAACAACTGGCCCCGGAGAACGCCATCCCCGTAACGCAGGACATTACCTGGTGCGCGATCCTGAAAGACTTTGGCAAAGCTGTCGACAAGACCATTGCCCGCCCCGAAGGTTACAACGAGGAACTTTACGCCGGCCTTAAAGGCAAGGACCTGCTGAAGATGGTATTGGGCGGAAAGCTTTATAACGATAAATACATGATCAAGTGGGGCGAGTGGGGCAACTCGTTCAAGTCGTCGCCCGAGTTGCTTGACCCAAAGAACCGCGAGCAGTATTATAAGGAGACCCGACTCAAGGTGTTAGGGCTGGTCTATTTTATACAGACCACCGGCGGGTTAAAGAACTTTGGTCTATCGGATGAATTCGGTACGCCCGACCAGTTGCCGCCCATCCCTTACATGCGCGAGTATCGCCGCGCCAAAGGCGAGGTGCGCATGGTGCTGGATGACATCTTTACCCCTTACGCCCGCAACTCTAAATTATACCGCACCTCTATTGCCGTTGGCGATGCCTCACCCGGTCAACATTTTGTGGACAAACGCGGACCGCAAACACCTTATCCGCCCTTCCCGGCGTATAGCATTGCGCTGGGCAGCGTAGTGGTAAAAGATCTGGAGAATTTATTGGTGACCGAAAAGAGTTTATCGACCTCGCACCTTGTGAGCGCCAGCGCCTTTTACCCTTCAGTACAAATGGTATTGGGCCAGGGCGCCGGATGCGTGGCCGCCTACTGTGCCTTTTACAAGACCACTACCAAACACCTCAACGTGCGCAGCATACAGGGCGAGTTGCTCGACTTTAAAGGCTACCTGATGCCTTTCAGTGATGTGCCGCTATCTGACCGTAACTTCCGCGCCATACAGCAGGTGAGCGCCACCGGCATGTTGCAGGGCGTACAAAAAGTGACCGGCAAAACGGCCGCCGTACTGTTCAGACCCGATAGCCTGGTGAGCACCGCCGAAGTGGAGCCCGTAATCCGCGAGATATACACCCGCGCGTTCATCTGGTTCAATAAGAACAAACCCGGAGCTCAGTTCACCTTGGGCAACCTGCTCTCCTTCATCAGCGAGATCACCCTCACCGAACCCAAAGTACTGCAAGGCAACATCCAAAAACAATGGAAGGATGTATACAAGTTCACCGGCACCTATGACCTGACCCGCCCCATTACCCGACGCGAATTTGCCGTGCTGACCAACAAGTTCCTAAACCCATTTGCCCGCACGGTAGATCTGACGGGTAAGTTGGTGAATTGA
- a CDS encoding amidase gives MKRSVSKYLVTAAVGGVGFLAGAFVMRHAEPEPLTVGAVQEAGKVIGQSFSNAEADSMINMLQQFRTSYDALHKLNMPNSVVPAMQFNPLPVGFVQPDSKNAFKLPQQEAVKLPADKDELAFYSIRQLAYLIKTRQISSVQLTRFFFERIKRYDPKLLFAVTITDTYALKKAAEADAEIKAGHYRGLLHGIPFGAKDLLAQKDHRTTFGSKAFKDQQLNIDATVITRLEAAGAILLAKTTLGELAMGDVWFGGKTRNPWDPSRGSSGSSAGSSSAVSAGCLPYAIGSETLGSIVSPATECGVTGLRPTYGRVSKYGAMTLSWSMDKLGPITRNAEDAAIVFNAIQGTDDKDHSTIAANFDYDATGRSLKGYKIGYLKRDFERNGNHDTDSATLAKLRELGAELVPLEYPPFKTSWMTFILDAEAAAAFQDLVLTHRTDLLVQQNKNAWPNIFRASQFITAVEYLQANRARTLLIEDWYKRLKGLDLYVTPTYSINLAMTNLTGNPCVVLPNGFNKAGRPYSITFMGQLFGEAKLLQAARLYQNATSFHKQHPKMNF, from the coding sequence ATGAAAAGATCAGTAAGTAAGTACCTTGTTACGGCCGCTGTGGGCGGCGTGGGTTTTTTGGCAGGTGCATTTGTGATGAGGCATGCCGAACCCGAACCACTCACAGTAGGGGCGGTGCAGGAGGCTGGCAAGGTGATCGGTCAAAGTTTCAGCAATGCTGAGGCCGATTCTATGATCAACATGCTGCAGCAGTTCCGTACTTCGTACGATGCTTTGCATAAACTGAATATGCCTAACAGCGTGGTGCCGGCCATGCAATTTAACCCACTGCCGGTAGGTTTTGTACAGCCTGATAGCAAGAACGCCTTTAAACTCCCACAACAGGAAGCGGTAAAGCTGCCTGCTGATAAGGATGAACTGGCCTTTTACTCCATACGCCAACTGGCTTACCTGATCAAAACCAGGCAGATCAGCAGTGTACAACTGACCCGATTCTTTTTTGAACGAATCAAACGATACGACCCCAAATTGCTTTTTGCGGTCACCATCACCGATACTTATGCCTTAAAGAAAGCCGCCGAAGCTGATGCCGAGATCAAGGCCGGCCATTACCGGGGCTTATTACATGGTATCCCCTTTGGGGCAAAGGACCTGCTGGCGCAAAAAGATCACCGAACCACCTTCGGTTCCAAAGCCTTTAAAGATCAGCAACTGAACATCGACGCTACGGTGATCACCAGGCTGGAAGCCGCCGGGGCGATATTGTTGGCCAAGACCACCCTGGGCGAACTGGCCATGGGCGATGTGTGGTTCGGTGGCAAAACGCGCAACCCGTGGGATCCATCGCGTGGGTCGAGCGGATCATCGGCCGGGTCGTCATCGGCAGTGAGTGCAGGTTGTTTGCCTTATGCCATTGGGTCCGAAACCTTGGGTTCCATCGTATCGCCCGCCACTGAGTGCGGTGTCACCGGTTTGCGGCCCACTTATGGCCGCGTGAGCAAGTACGGCGCCATGACCTTGAGCTGGAGCATGGATAAGCTTGGGCCGATCACCCGCAATGCCGAAGATGCCGCGATCGTGTTCAATGCCATACAAGGTACTGATGATAAGGACCATAGCACCATAGCTGCCAATTTTGATTACGACGCCACCGGCCGGTCGCTCAAGGGATATAAGATCGGGTACCTGAAGCGCGACTTTGAACGCAATGGCAACCATGATACCGATTCGGCCACGCTGGCCAAACTGCGTGAGTTGGGTGCCGAACTGGTGCCGCTGGAGTATCCTCCATTCAAGACCAGTTGGATGACCTTTATACTGGATGCCGAAGCAGCGGCCGCTTTTCAGGACCTGGTGCTTACTCACCGTACCGATCTGCTGGTGCAGCAAAACAAAAATGCCTGGCCTAATATCTTCAGGGCATCGCAATTTATTACCGCGGTGGAGTATCTGCAAGCTAACCGCGCACGCACGCTGCTCATCGAGGATTGGTACAAAAGGTTGAAAGGGCTCGACCTGTATGTCACTCCCACTTATAGCATCAACCTGGCCATGACCAACCTGACCGGTAACCCTTGCGTGGTGTTGCCTAACGGCTTCAACAAAGCCGGCCGGCCGTACAGCATCACCTTTATGGGGCAACTGTTTGGCGAGGCCAAGTTATTACAGGCCGCACGCCTTTACCAAAATGCTACAAGCTTTCACAAGCAGCACCCTAAGATGAACTTTTAA
- a CDS encoding YfiT family bacillithiol transferase, producing the protein MSQATLTDEALRYPIGKVQVPDTYTPELLAQYIADIKTLPARLRAAVIQLNEGQLRTTYRPGGWTLKQVVHHLGDSHLNSLVRIKLALTEDNPTILPYDEPAWAEQADHQLPIEASLKMLEGIHLRLVALYESLSDEQWDRTFYHPGAQKNYSLKFTAALYAWHSNHHLAHITTTMKQWGLA; encoded by the coding sequence ATGAGCCAAGCTACCCTTACTGATGAAGCCCTGCGCTACCCGATAGGCAAAGTACAAGTGCCGGATACCTACACACCTGAACTGTTAGCACAGTATATAGCCGACATCAAGACCCTGCCTGCACGCCTCAGGGCGGCAGTCATTCAGTTGAACGAGGGACAATTACGTACCACCTATCGCCCGGGAGGCTGGACGCTCAAACAAGTGGTACACCATTTAGGAGATAGCCATTTGAATAGCCTGGTGCGCATCAAGCTGGCCTTAACTGAAGATAACCCGACCATTTTGCCTTACGATGAACCGGCCTGGGCCGAACAAGCCGACCATCAATTACCTATTGAGGCATCTTTAAAAATGCTGGAAGGTATCCACCTGCGCCTGGTGGCCTTATATGAAAGCCTTAGTGATGAACAATGGGACCGCACCTTTTACCATCCGGGTGCCCAAAAGAATTATAGCTTGAAGTTCACGGCCGCTTTGTATGCATGGCATAGCAACCACCATCTGGCGCACATCACCACTACCATGAAACAGTGGGGTTTGGCTTAA
- the crtD gene encoding 1-hydroxycarotenoid 3,4-desaturase CrtD: MPQQKAIIIGAGIAGIATAIRLAVKGHSVEVFEANSYAGGKLSEFEQDGFRFDAGPSLFTMPQYVDELFALAGRRPTDHFNYQKLEVTCNYFYPDGTSLKAYADEDKFAKEISDIMGEPATAIKKHRAKSKQIYRITNHVFLESSLHRLRTYLNWPALRSILSVFKIDAMRTMHKANQSFFKDKRLVQFFDRYATYNGSDPYRAPATLNVIPHLEQHFGAYFPEGGMYAITRSLVDLAKDLGVTFHFNAPVNEIVLHGKRIGGVMLDGKMIPADLVVSNMDVWFTYRKLLSKHPQLFPEKILKQERSSSALIFYWGIQKQFSKLDLHNIFFNADYEAEFRAIWDQGTIGNDPTVYVNISSKYCPADAPEGCENWFVMINVPANKGQDWDALIAQARKNIINKISLRLGTDIGPLIVCESILDPRTIESRTSSYQGSLYGTSSNDKFAAFLRHANRSSKVPNLYFCGGSVHPGGGIPLALLSAKIVSDWVN; the protein is encoded by the coding sequence ATGCCTCAACAAAAAGCCATTATCATAGGAGCCGGTATAGCCGGGATCGCTACAGCCATTCGTTTAGCGGTAAAAGGCCATTCGGTGGAAGTTTTTGAGGCTAACAGCTACGCAGGTGGCAAGCTCTCGGAATTTGAGCAGGACGGTTTTCGTTTTGATGCCGGGCCCAGCTTGTTCACCATGCCACAGTATGTGGACGAACTTTTTGCTTTAGCCGGGCGACGACCAACAGACCACTTCAACTATCAAAAGCTGGAGGTCACCTGTAACTACTTTTATCCCGATGGCACTTCGTTAAAGGCTTATGCCGATGAGGACAAATTCGCAAAGGAAATAAGCGACATCATGGGTGAACCGGCCACCGCGATCAAAAAACACCGGGCCAAAAGCAAGCAGATATATCGGATCACCAACCATGTGTTCCTCGAAAGTTCGTTGCACAGGTTACGTACTTATTTGAACTGGCCTGCCTTGCGGTCCATATTGAGCGTTTTTAAGATCGACGCCATGCGCACCATGCACAAGGCCAACCAAAGCTTTTTTAAAGACAAGCGCCTAGTGCAGTTCTTCGACAGATATGCCACTTATAACGGATCAGACCCGTACCGAGCCCCCGCCACGCTTAATGTGATCCCGCATCTGGAACAGCACTTTGGCGCCTACTTTCCCGAAGGCGGTATGTATGCCATTACCCGCAGCCTGGTTGATCTGGCCAAAGATCTGGGCGTGACCTTCCATTTTAACGCCCCGGTGAATGAGATCGTGTTGCATGGCAAGCGGATCGGTGGGGTAATGTTAGATGGAAAGATGATACCAGCCGACCTGGTGGTATCGAACATGGACGTTTGGTTCACCTATCGTAAGCTGCTGAGCAAGCATCCTCAATTGTTCCCTGAGAAGATATTGAAGCAGGAACGAAGCAGTTCGGCGCTGATATTCTACTGGGGTATTCAAAAGCAGTTCAGCAAGTTGGACCTGCATAACATCTTTTTTAATGCTGATTACGAGGCCGAGTTCAGGGCAATATGGGATCAGGGCACCATCGGGAACGACCCAACGGTATATGTGAACATCAGTTCCAAATATTGCCCGGCAGATGCACCGGAAGGTTGCGAGAACTGGTTCGTGATGATCAATGTGCCGGCCAACAAAGGTCAGGACTGGGATGCGCTGATCGCCCAAGCCAGGAAAAACATCATCAATAAAATATCTTTAAGGTTGGGTACCGATATAGGCCCGCTGATCGTCTGCGAAAGTATTTTAGACCCACGCACTATCGAGAGTCGCACCTCGTCATACCAGGGGTCGTTGTATGGCACCAGCTCGAATGATAAGTTCGCAGCGTTTTTGCGTCATGCCAACCGCTCCTCAAAAGTGCCTAACCTTTATTTTTGCGGGGGCAGTGTACACCCTGGCGGAGGTATACCGCTGGCACTGCTATCAGCCAAGATCGTGAGCGACTGGGTCAATTAA
- a CDS encoding type 1 glutamine amidotransferase domain-containing protein translates to MANLSNRKVAILTEEGFEQVELTSPKEALEQAGATVHIISTKTGKIKAWDKDHWGIEVEVDKLLQDVSPDDYDALVLPGGVLNPDKLRQNKDAVAFASAFLDEGKPLAAICHGPQLLIETGLISGRKVTSYPSLQTDLKNAGAEWVDEEVVTDNGLVTSRTPEDLEAFNKKTIEEIGEGVHDVN, encoded by the coding sequence ATGGCAAACTTAAGCAACCGCAAAGTAGCGATACTAACAGAAGAAGGATTTGAGCAAGTAGAATTGACCAGCCCTAAAGAGGCGCTGGAGCAAGCTGGTGCCACCGTCCACATCATCTCTACCAAGACTGGCAAGATCAAGGCCTGGGATAAAGACCACTGGGGCATTGAGGTAGAAGTGGACAAATTGTTGCAAGATGTAAGTCCGGATGATTATGACGCCTTGGTATTGCCCGGCGGCGTATTGAACCCAGACAAGCTACGCCAGAACAAGGATGCCGTAGCTTTCGCATCGGCATTTTTGGATGAAGGCAAACCACTGGCCGCCATATGCCACGGCCCACAGTTATTGATCGAGACCGGTTTGATCAGTGGCCGTAAAGTGACCTCGTACCCATCACTACAGACCGACCTGAAGAATGCAGGCGCGGAATGGGTGGACGAGGAAGTAGTGACCGATAACGGTTTAGTGACCAGCCGCACCCCAGAGGACCTTGAAGCCTTTAACAAAAAGACCATCGAGGAGATCGGCGAGGGCGTGCACGACGTGAACTAA
- a CDS encoding LysR family transcriptional regulator, producing MISFAHRVFLEVAANLSFSKAAQVLFITQPAISKHIKALEDQYKLPLFERKGNSIVLTEAGKKLNEYLQQATEIERKAEYDLALLSNQSYAAGHLRLGASTTIALYILPPILSGFQRQFANVGVQLVNRNSEYILNALLDHEVDIGIIEVDNKLTNVSYQPFMTDEVIPVCSAKSPLAGRSLTLKQLLKTPLALRERGSGTLNALLKALSDLHIKPADLSLKIRLGGTEALKNFLLADQCLGFMPRPSILRELREGDLVEVPVEGLKITRNFYFIRRKGTEDYGLTSNFMNYALEHRTY from the coding sequence ATGATATCCTTTGCTCATCGTGTGTTCCTCGAGGTGGCTGCCAATCTGAGTTTCTCGAAGGCGGCACAGGTGCTGTTCATTACTCAGCCGGCCATCAGTAAACACATTAAGGCGCTGGAAGATCAGTATAAACTGCCGCTATTTGAGCGCAAAGGGAATAGCATAGTGCTCACCGAGGCCGGTAAAAAGTTGAATGAGTATCTGCAACAGGCCACCGAGATCGAGCGCAAGGCAGAGTACGACTTGGCGCTGCTTAGTAATCAGTCGTACGCGGCGGGGCATTTGCGTTTGGGGGCCAGTACCACTATCGCACTATATATATTACCACCCATATTGTCCGGGTTTCAGCGCCAGTTCGCTAATGTTGGTGTGCAGCTGGTCAATCGTAACTCCGAATATATCTTGAACGCCTTGCTCGATCATGAGGTAGATATCGGCATCATCGAAGTAGATAATAAGCTTACCAATGTATCATACCAACCGTTCATGACCGACGAGGTGATACCGGTATGTTCAGCCAAAAGTCCGCTGGCGGGGCGGTCGCTTACCTTGAAGCAGCTACTTAAAACGCCACTGGCCTTGCGCGAGCGTGGTTCGGGTACGCTGAACGCGCTGCTCAAAGCACTATCTGACCTGCATATCAAACCAGCAGATCTGTCATTAAAGATCCGTTTAGGTGGTACCGAAGCTTTAAAGAACTTTTTACTGGCTGATCAGTGCCTGGGCTTTATGCCTCGCCCGTCCATTTTGCGCGAATTGCGTGAAGGTGATCTGGTAGAAGTGCCTGTAGAAGGTTTGAAGATCACCCGTAATTTTTACTTCATCCGACGAAAAGGCACGGAGGACTACGGACTTACCAGCAACTTTATGAACTATGCCTTGGAGCATAGAACATATTAA